A single Thermus hydrothermalis DNA region contains:
- a CDS encoding BMP family lipoprotein: MKRVLALIGVLALGLSLAQVRVGIAFDAGGKFDRSFNQSAWEGAQKAAKDFGVKLFDFEPADPSQVGQGIRTFAEEGFDLVIGVGFANEPAITATAKEFPKVKFAVIDAVPGEGKLANAVGLVFREHEGSFLVGYIAGKMSRTGVVGFIGGMDIPLIHKFEAGFRAGAEYAFKEDKIQGKVLVGYVGNTPAAWNDPAKAKEIAAAQVRQGADIIYAAAGGSGLGLIDYVKQTKCLKEGGNIRFVRKADPYAKVAKYADYTKACGTDGTKATPLFFIGVDANQNYLGDTDNNPATLNHGLTSMMKRVDVATYEVIKSVVQKTFKGGVREFGLSNNGVGYALDEYNKALIPASVVSKLEVLKQQIIKGQLKVPETR; this comes from the coding sequence ATGAAACGTGTACTGGCGCTTATTGGGGTTCTAGCCCTGGGCCTAAGCCTGGCCCAGGTGCGGGTGGGCATCGCCTTTGACGCCGGCGGCAAGTTTGACCGCTCCTTCAACCAGTCCGCCTGGGAAGGGGCGCAGAAGGCGGCCAAGGACTTCGGGGTAAAGCTCTTTGACTTTGAGCCCGCCGACCCCTCCCAGGTGGGGCAGGGCATCCGCACCTTCGCCGAGGAGGGCTTTGACCTGGTGATCGGCGTGGGCTTCGCCAACGAGCCCGCCATCACCGCCACGGCCAAGGAGTTCCCCAAGGTGAAGTTCGCCGTGATTGACGCCGTGCCCGGGGAAGGGAAGCTCGCCAACGCCGTGGGGCTCGTGTTCCGCGAGCACGAGGGCAGCTTCCTGGTGGGCTACATCGCCGGCAAGATGAGCCGCACCGGGGTGGTGGGCTTCATCGGCGGCATGGACATCCCCCTCATCCACAAGTTTGAGGCGGGCTTCCGCGCCGGGGCGGAGTACGCCTTCAAGGAGGACAAGATCCAGGGCAAGGTCCTGGTGGGCTACGTGGGGAACACCCCCGCCGCCTGGAACGACCCCGCCAAGGCCAAGGAGATCGCCGCCGCCCAGGTGCGCCAGGGCGCCGACATCATCTACGCCGCCGCGGGTGGTTCGGGCCTCGGGCTCATTGACTACGTGAAGCAGACCAAGTGCCTCAAGGAGGGCGGCAACATCCGCTTCGTGCGCAAGGCGGACCCCTACGCCAAGGTGGCCAAGTACGCCGACTACACCAAGGCCTGCGGCACCGACGGCACCAAGGCCACGCCCCTCTTCTTCATCGGCGTGGACGCCAACCAGAACTACCTGGGCGACACGGACAACAACCCCGCCACCCTCAACCACGGCCTCACCTCCATGATGAAGCGGGTGGACGTGGCCACCTACGAGGTCATCAAGAGCGTGGTGCAGAAGACCTTCAAGGGCGGGGTGCGGGAGTTCGGCCTGAGCAACAACGGGGTGGGCTACGCCCTGGACGAGTACAACAAGGCCCTGATCCCGGCGAGCGTGGTGAGCAAGCTGGAGGTGCTCAAGCAGCAGATCATCAAGGGCCAGCTCAAGGTGCCGGAAACCCGCTAA
- the ligA gene encoding NAD-dependent DNA ligase LigA — MTLEEARRRINELRDLIRYHNYRYYVLNDPEISDAEYDRLLRELKDLEERFPELKSPDSPTEQVGARPLEATFRPVRHPSRMYSLDNAFNHEELKAFEERIERALGRKGPFVYTVEHKVDGLSVNLYYEEGVLVWGATRGDGEVGEEVTQNLLTIPTIPRRLQGVPERLEVRGEVYMPIEAFLRLNEELEEAGEKVFKNPRNAAAGSLRQKDPRITAKRGLRATFYALGLGLEESGVKTQYDLLLWLKEKGFPVEHGFARATGAEGVEQVYQDWLKKRRTLPFEADGVVVKLDELALWRELGYTARAPRYAIAYKFPAEEKETRLLDVVFQVGRTGRVTPVGLLEPVFLEGSEVSRVTLHNESYIEELDIRIGDWVLVHKAGGVIPEVLRVLKEKRTGAERPIVWPERCPECGHRLVKEGKVHRCPNPLCPAKRFEAIRHYASRKAMDIQGLGEKLIEKLLEKGLIRDVADLYRLRKEDLLGLERMGEKSAHNLLRQIEESKHRGLERLLYALGLPGVGEVLARNLAARFGTMDRLLEASLEELLEVEEVGELTARGIWETLRDPAFRDLVRRLKEAGVEMEAKERGGEALKGLTFVLTGELSRPREEVKALLRRLGAKVTDSVSRKTSYLVVGENPGSKLEKARALGVPILTEEALWGLIAEKTGKAPEALLA, encoded by the coding sequence ATGACCCTGGAGGAGGCGAGAAGGCGGATCAACGAGCTTAGGGACCTCATCCGCTACCACAACTACCGGTACTACGTCCTCAACGACCCGGAGATCTCCGACGCCGAGTACGACCGGCTTCTTCGGGAACTTAAAGACCTGGAGGAGCGCTTCCCCGAGCTCAAAAGCCCCGACTCCCCCACGGAGCAGGTGGGGGCGAGGCCCCTCGAGGCCACCTTCCGCCCCGTCCGCCACCCAAGCCGCATGTACTCCCTGGACAACGCCTTCAACCATGAAGAGCTGAAAGCCTTTGAGGAGCGGATAGAGCGCGCCTTAGGCCGTAAGGGGCCTTTTGTTTACACCGTGGAGCACAAGGTGGACGGGCTTTCCGTGAACCTCTACTACGAGGAAGGGGTCCTGGTCTGGGGGGCCACCCGGGGGGATGGGGAGGTGGGGGAGGAGGTGACGCAGAACCTCCTCACCATCCCCACCATTCCCCGCAGGCTCCAGGGGGTGCCGGAGCGCCTGGAGGTGCGGGGGGAGGTCTACATGCCCATAGAGGCCTTCCTCCGCCTCAACGAGGAGCTGGAGGAGGCGGGGGAGAAGGTGTTCAAGAACCCGAGAAACGCCGCCGCCGGCTCCTTAAGGCAAAAAGACCCCCGCATCACCGCCAAGCGGGGCCTGAGGGCCACCTTTTACGCCCTGGGGCTTGGCCTGGAGGAAAGCGGCGTGAAGACCCAGTACGACCTCCTCCTTTGGCTTAAGGAGAAGGGCTTTCCGGTGGAGCACGGCTTCGCCCGGGCCACTGGGGCCGAGGGGGTGGAGCAGGTCTACCAGGACTGGCTCAAAAAGAGGCGCACCCTCCCCTTTGAGGCGGACGGGGTGGTGGTGAAGCTGGACGAGCTTGCCCTTTGGCGGGAGCTGGGCTACACCGCCCGCGCCCCCCGTTACGCCATCGCCTACAAGTTCCCGGCGGAGGAGAAGGAAACCCGGCTCTTGGACGTGGTCTTCCAGGTGGGGCGCACGGGACGGGTGACCCCGGTGGGCCTCCTCGAGCCCGTCTTTCTGGAGGGGAGCGAGGTGTCCCGCGTCACCCTGCACAACGAAAGCTACATAGAGGAGTTGGACATCCGCATCGGGGACTGGGTCCTGGTCCACAAGGCGGGGGGGGTGATCCCCGAGGTCCTAAGGGTCCTAAAGGAGAAGCGCACCGGGGCGGAAAGGCCCATTGTCTGGCCGGAACGCTGCCCGGAGTGCGGCCACCGCTTGGTGAAGGAGGGCAAGGTCCACCGCTGTCCCAACCCCTTGTGCCCCGCCAAGCGCTTTGAGGCCATCCGCCACTACGCCTCCCGCAAGGCCATGGACATCCAGGGCCTGGGGGAGAAGCTCATTGAAAAGCTTTTGGAAAAGGGGCTTATCCGGGACGTGGCCGACCTTTACCGCCTGAGGAAGGAGGACCTCTTGGGCCTGGAGCGCATGGGGGAGAAAAGCGCCCATAACCTCCTCCGCCAGATAGAGGAGAGCAAGCACCGGGGCCTAGAGCGCCTCCTCTATGCCCTAGGGCTTCCCGGGGTGGGGGAGGTCCTGGCCCGCAACCTGGCGGCCCGCTTCGGCACCATGGACCGCCTCCTCGAGGCCTCCCTGGAGGAGCTTTTGGAGGTGGAGGAGGTGGGGGAGCTCACCGCCCGGGGGATTTGGGAAACCCTTCGGGACCCCGCCTTCCGTGACCTGGTGCGCCGCCTGAAGGAGGCGGGGGTGGAGATGGAGGCCAAGGAACGGGGGGGAGAGGCGCTAAAAGGGCTTACCTTTGTCCTCACCGGGGAGCTTTCCCGCCCCCGGGAGGAGGTGAAGGCCCTCTTGCGGCGCCTTGGCGCCAAGGTCACGGACTCGGTGAGCCGGAAGACGAGCTACCTGGTGGTGGGGGAAAACCCCGGGAGCAAGCTGGAGAAAGCCCGCGCCTTGGGCGTGCCCATCCTCACCGAGGAGGCCTTGTGGGGCCTCATCGCCGAGAAGACGGGGAAGGCGCCCGAGGCCCTTTTGGCCTAG
- the thyX gene encoding FAD-dependent thymidylate synthase, which yields MELGHAIPVLDKGFVRLVDVMGDDAAIVQAARVSYGEGTKTVREDAALIDYLMRHRHTSPFEMVEFKFHVKAPLFVARQWFRHRTASVNEVSGRYSVLKDEFYEPRAFRRQAKRNKQGSEGELADEEALSLLLESEREAYRAYEKLLEKGVAREMARMVLPLNLYTEFYWKQDLHNLFHFLKLRLAPEAQWEIREYAKAIAEIVKARVPLAWASFEEHVLYGANLSRTELAALRGLLTPELYEKALSALGLSGSRLKEALEKLFGPS from the coding sequence ATGGAGCTAGGACACGCGATTCCCGTCCTGGACAAGGGCTTCGTGCGCCTGGTGGACGTGATGGGGGATGACGCCGCCATCGTCCAGGCGGCCCGGGTTTCCTACGGGGAGGGGACCAAGACGGTGCGGGAGGACGCCGCCCTCATTGACTACCTCATGCGCCACCGCCACACGAGCCCCTTTGAGATGGTGGAGTTCAAGTTCCACGTCAAGGCCCCCCTCTTCGTGGCGCGCCAATGGTTCCGCCACCGCACGGCGAGCGTGAACGAGGTTTCCGGGCGCTACTCCGTCCTTAAAGACGAGTTTTACGAGCCTAGGGCCTTCCGCCGCCAGGCCAAGCGGAACAAGCAGGGCTCGGAAGGCGAGCTCGCCGACGAGGAAGCTTTGTCCCTCCTCCTGGAGTCGGAAAGGGAGGCCTACCGGGCCTACGAGAAGCTCTTGGAAAAGGGGGTGGCCCGGGAGATGGCCCGCATGGTCCTCCCCCTAAACCTCTACACGGAGTTCTACTGGAAGCAGGACCTCCACAACCTCTTCCACTTCCTCAAGCTCCGCCTGGCCCCCGAGGCCCAGTGGGAGATCAGGGAGTACGCCAAGGCCATCGCCGAGATCGTCAAGGCCCGGGTGCCCCTGGCGTGGGCCTCCTTTGAGGAGCACGTCCTATACGGGGCCAACCTTTCCCGCACCGAGCTTGCCGCCCTACGGGGGCTTCTCACCCCGGAGCTTTACGAGAAGGCCCTCAGCGCCCTAGGGCTTTCCGGCTCCCGGCTCAAGGAGGCCCTGGAGAAGCTCTTTGGCCCCAGCTAG
- the trpB gene encoding tryptophan synthase subunit beta, with product MLRLPDFPLPDPRGRFGPYGGRYVPETLIPALEEVEAAYLEAKKDPAFLEELEHYLRTFAGRPTPLFHAKRLSEYWGGAQVYLKREDLLHTGAHKINNTLGQALLARRMGKKRVIAETGAGQHGVSVATVAALFGMECVVYMGEEDVRRQALNVFRMKLLGAEVRPVAAGSRTLKDATNEAIRDWITHVRTTFYILGSVVGPHPYPMMVRDFQSVIGEEVKRQSLETFGRYPDALIAAVGGGSNAIGLFAPFAYLPEGERPRLIGVEAAGEGLASGRHAASIGAGKRGVLHGSYMYLLYDHDGQITPAHSVSAGLDYPGVGPEHSYYADMGIAEYASVTDEEALEGFKLLARLEGIIPALESAHAIAHAAKVVPEMGKDQVVVINLSGRGDKDVTEAMRLLGGEL from the coding sequence ATGCTACGCTTGCCGGATTTTCCTTTGCCTGACCCCCGGGGGCGGTTTGGCCCCTACGGGGGGCGGTACGTTCCCGAAACCCTCATCCCTGCCTTGGAAGAGGTGGAGGCCGCCTACCTCGAGGCCAAAAAGGACCCCGCTTTCCTGGAGGAACTGGAGCACTACCTGAGGACCTTCGCCGGCCGGCCCACGCCCCTTTTCCACGCCAAACGGCTTTCGGAGTACTGGGGCGGGGCCCAGGTCTACCTGAAGCGGGAGGACCTCCTGCACACGGGGGCCCACAAGATCAACAACACCCTGGGCCAGGCCCTCCTCGCCCGGCGCATGGGGAAAAAGCGGGTCATCGCCGAAACGGGGGCGGGACAGCACGGGGTTTCCGTGGCCACGGTGGCCGCCCTCTTCGGCATGGAGTGCGTGGTCTACATGGGGGAGGAGGACGTGCGGCGCCAAGCCCTAAACGTCTTCCGCATGAAGCTCCTGGGGGCCGAGGTGCGGCCGGTGGCGGCGGGGAGCCGCACCCTCAAGGACGCCACCAACGAGGCCATCCGGGACTGGATCACCCACGTGCGCACCACCTTCTACATCCTGGGCTCCGTGGTGGGCCCCCACCCCTACCCCATGATGGTGCGGGACTTCCAGAGCGTCATCGGGGAGGAGGTGAAGCGGCAAAGCCTGGAAACCTTTGGCCGTTACCCCGACGCCCTGATCGCCGCCGTGGGGGGAGGGTCCAACGCCATCGGGCTTTTCGCCCCCTTCGCCTACCTGCCCGAGGGGGAAAGGCCCAGGCTCATCGGGGTGGAGGCCGCAGGGGAAGGCCTTGCCAGCGGGCGGCACGCCGCCAGCATCGGGGCGGGGAAGCGGGGGGTCTTGCACGGGAGCTACATGTACCTCCTCTACGACCACGACGGGCAGATCACTCCGGCCCACTCCGTTTCCGCCGGCCTGGACTACCCGGGGGTGGGGCCGGAGCACAGCTACTACGCCGATATGGGCATCGCCGAGTACGCCAGCGTCACCGACGAGGAGGCCTTGGAGGGCTTTAAGCTTTTGGCCCGCCTCGAGGGCATCATCCCCGCCCTGGAGTCCGCCCACGCCATCGCCCACGCCGCCAAGGTGGTGCCGGAGATGGGGAAGGACCAGGTGGTGGTCATCAACCTCTCGGGCCGGGGGGACAAGGACGTGACCGAGGCCATGCGCCTCCTTGGAGGGGAGCTATGA
- the trpA gene encoding tryptophan synthase subunit alpha — protein MTTKEAFAQAKGEGRAALIPYLTAGFPSREGFLEAVKEVLPFADLLEIGLPYSDPLGDGPVIQRASEVALRKGMSVQGVLELVKEVRALTDKPLFLMTYLNPVLAWGPERFFSLFHGAGATGLILPDLPPDEDPALVRLAQEIGLETVFLLAPTSTEKRIETVVRHATGFVYAVSVTGVTGERERLPEEVKDLVRRIRAKTSLPVAVGFGVSGKATAAQAAVADGVVVGSALIRALERGEPLSPLLAEIREGLYLKEPV, from the coding sequence ATGACCACGAAGGAAGCCTTCGCCCAGGCCAAGGGGGAGGGGCGGGCCGCCCTCATCCCCTACCTCACCGCCGGCTTCCCCAGCCGGGAGGGCTTTTTGGAGGCGGTGAAGGAGGTACTTCCCTTCGCCGACCTCCTGGAGATCGGCCTGCCCTACTCCGATCCCCTGGGGGACGGCCCCGTGATCCAGCGGGCGAGCGAGGTGGCCCTGAGGAAGGGGATGAGCGTGCAAGGGGTCTTGGAGCTGGTGAAGGAGGTGCGGGCCCTCACGGACAAGCCCCTCTTCCTCATGACCTACCTGAACCCCGTCCTGGCCTGGGGGCCGGAGCGCTTCTTTAGCCTCTTCCACGGGGCGGGGGCCACGGGGCTCATCCTGCCCGACCTCCCCCCCGACGAGGACCCCGCCCTGGTGCGCCTCGCGCAGGAAATCGGCTTGGAAACGGTTTTCCTTCTCGCCCCCACCTCCACGGAAAAAAGGATAGAGACCGTGGTCCGCCACGCCACGGGCTTCGTCTACGCCGTGTCCGTCACCGGGGTCACCGGGGAGCGGGAGCGCCTGCCCGAGGAGGTAAAGGACCTGGTGCGCCGCATCCGGGCCAAGACGTCCTTGCCCGTGGCCGTGGGCTTTGGGGTTTCCGGCAAGGCCACGGCCGCCCAGGCGGCGGTGGCGGACGGGGTGGTGGTGGGGAGCGCCCTAATCCGGGCCTTGGAAAGGGGGGAGCCCCTAAGCCCTCTCCTGGCCGAGATCCGGGAAGGGCTTTACCTGAAAGAGCCGGTCTGA
- a CDS encoding ABC transporter ATP-binding protein: MWAIEVENLSKVFRKTTFGRRQEEWALKGVSFRVAEGETYALLGPNGSGKSTLIRILSTLLVPDAGRVRILGYSLPQEERRVRERIGRVSVDAAFYKKLSPRENLLFAAQLYGIPPKEAEGRAMAILERLGLETRRFDDPLEEMSRGMQQKVAIARALLIRPPLLLLDEPTTGLDPRSRRDVQGFLEELRREEGTTLLLTTHDMAEAERLAHRVGFLVRGRLVAEGTVEELKAVAGAGNLEEAFLRMTGEGLEEETDAS; encoded by the coding sequence GTGTGGGCCATTGAAGTAGAAAACCTTTCCAAGGTATTCCGCAAGACCACCTTCGGCCGCAGGCAGGAGGAGTGGGCGCTGAAAGGGGTTTCCTTCCGGGTGGCGGAAGGGGAAACCTACGCCCTCTTGGGGCCTAACGGCTCCGGCAAGTCCACCTTGATCCGCATCCTCTCCACCTTGCTCGTGCCCGATGCCGGTCGGGTGCGCATCCTGGGCTACTCCTTACCCCAGGAGGAACGGCGGGTGCGGGAAAGGATTGGCCGGGTGAGCGTGGACGCCGCCTTTTACAAGAAGCTTTCCCCCCGCGAAAACCTCCTCTTCGCCGCCCAGCTTTACGGCATCCCCCCCAAGGAGGCGGAAGGGAGGGCCATGGCCATCTTGGAGCGGCTTGGCTTGGAAACCCGGCGGTTTGACGACCCCTTGGAGGAGATGAGCCGGGGCATGCAGCAGAAGGTAGCCATCGCCCGCGCCCTCCTCATCCGCCCGCCTCTCCTCCTCCTGGACGAGCCCACCACGGGGCTAGACCCGCGAAGCCGCCGGGACGTGCAGGGCTTTTTGGAGGAGCTCAGACGGGAGGAGGGCACCACCCTCCTCCTCACCACCCACGACATGGCCGAGGCGGAGCGCCTGGCCCACCGGGTGGGCTTCCTGGTGCGGGGAAGGCTGGTGGCGGAGGGGACGGTGGAGGAGCTCAAGGCCGTGGCCGGGGCCGGGAACCTGGAGGAGGCCTTCTTGCGCATGACGGGGGAGGGCCTCGAGGAGGAAACCGATGCTTCGTAA
- a CDS encoding ABC transporter permease: MLRKYLLPMWAFVFRDFHLTRRYFSWVVVFTFYAIVNAATIALIGVAQGDFRLTLTLVLGALLWSYLSAMYQEIANSIAYERWEGTLEYTFMAPVSRLVHLLGVSLFATFYSVVRTAVILLGLALFVDLDLAGANLWGVLVVLLVGSLAFMGLGLMAAILPVMSPENGAQATNILQGVLLLVSGIYYPVSVLPAWLQPLAYISPATYALEASRKLLGIPHPDSAPGHLVGAPLGAVLPELGVLLLMGVAFIPLGLWVFGLAERWAKRTGKLKRTG, from the coding sequence ATGCTTCGTAAGTACCTCTTGCCCATGTGGGCTTTTGTCTTCCGCGACTTCCACCTGACGCGGCGCTACTTCTCCTGGGTGGTGGTCTTCACCTTTTACGCCATCGTCAACGCCGCCACCATCGCCCTCATCGGGGTGGCCCAGGGGGATTTCCGCCTCACCCTCACCTTGGTCCTGGGGGCGCTCCTTTGGAGCTACCTTTCCGCCATGTACCAGGAGATCGCCAACTCCATCGCCTACGAGCGCTGGGAGGGCACCCTGGAGTACACCTTTATGGCCCCCGTGTCCCGCCTGGTCCACCTTTTGGGGGTGAGCCTCTTCGCCACCTTCTACAGCGTGGTGCGCACCGCGGTCATTCTTTTGGGTCTGGCCCTTTTCGTGGACCTGGACCTCGCCGGGGCCAACCTTTGGGGGGTGTTGGTGGTGCTTCTGGTGGGGAGCCTGGCCTTCATGGGCCTGGGGCTCATGGCCGCCATCCTGCCGGTGATGAGCCCGGAAAACGGGGCCCAGGCCACCAACATCCTCCAGGGGGTCTTGCTCTTGGTTTCCGGCATCTACTACCCGGTTTCCGTCCTGCCTGCCTGGCTCCAGCCCTTGGCCTACATCTCCCCCGCCACCTACGCCCTCGAGGCCAGCCGCAAGCTCCTGGGCATCCCGCACCCGGACTCCGCCCCCGGCCACCTGGTGGGGGCCCCCTTGGGGGCGGTGCTCCCGGAGCTCGGGGTCCTCCTCCTCATGGGGGTTGCCTTCATCCCCTTGGGCCTTTGGGTGTTCGGCCTGGCGGAGCGCTGGGCCAAGCGCACCGGGAAGCTCAAACGCACGGGCTAG
- the mqnC gene encoding cyclic dehypoxanthinyl futalosine synthase, with protein sequence MDVLEKAVAGERLSEREVLALFDLPLPELAAAAHEVRLKKTDPEVVTFLIDRNINYTNVCTVACAFCAFYRTKRQKDAYTLSYEEIARKVEELYQVGGKRILMQGGVNPDLPLDWYLDLLRYLKGRFPDLRIDAFSPEEILGLERLTGLRAEEILERLKEAGLDGMPGAGAEILVDEVRQKAAPARIRTADWYRIVDAAQALGLYTLASMVIGFGEGPKERTAHLLGLRAQQDRALERHQNGFAAFALWTLQVEHTRLKGKAPGATAHEYLKTLSIARLALDNFAHFQASWPTLGFKVAQAALYYGADDFGSTMLEENVVSAAGGHNRTHATVRQIVRHIVDAGFRPAERDPLYRILRYPDPEAILKEPEPLELPLA encoded by the coding sequence ATGGACGTCCTGGAGAAGGCCGTGGCCGGGGAGAGGCTTTCGGAAAGGGAGGTCCTGGCCCTCTTTGACCTCCCCCTCCCCGAACTGGCCGCCGCCGCCCACGAGGTGCGGCTCAAGAAGACGGACCCCGAGGTGGTCACCTTCCTCATAGACCGCAACATCAACTACACCAACGTCTGCACCGTGGCCTGCGCCTTCTGCGCCTTCTACCGCACCAAGCGTCAGAAGGACGCCTACACCCTAAGCTACGAGGAGATCGCCAGGAAGGTGGAGGAGCTCTACCAGGTGGGGGGAAAGCGCATCCTCATGCAGGGCGGGGTGAACCCCGACCTCCCCTTGGACTGGTACCTGGACCTCCTCCGCTACCTCAAGGGGCGCTTCCCCGACCTCCGGATTGACGCCTTTAGCCCCGAGGAGATCCTGGGCCTAGAGCGCCTCACGGGCCTTAGGGCCGAGGAAATCTTGGAAAGGCTCAAGGAGGCGGGCCTGGACGGGATGCCGGGGGCGGGGGCGGAGATCCTGGTGGACGAGGTGCGGCAAAAAGCGGCCCCTGCCCGCATCCGGACGGCGGACTGGTACCGCATCGTGGACGCCGCCCAGGCCCTGGGCCTCTACACCCTGGCCAGCATGGTCATCGGATTTGGGGAAGGCCCCAAGGAGCGCACCGCCCACCTCCTGGGCCTCCGCGCCCAGCAGGATAGGGCCCTGGAGCGCCACCAAAACGGCTTCGCCGCCTTCGCCCTTTGGACCCTCCAGGTGGAGCACACCCGCCTCAAGGGCAAGGCCCCGGGGGCCACGGCCCACGAGTACCTGAAGACCTTAAGCATCGCCCGGCTTGCCCTGGACAACTTCGCCCACTTCCAAGCCTCTTGGCCCACCCTGGGCTTCAAGGTGGCCCAGGCCGCCCTGTACTACGGGGCGGACGACTTCGGCAGCACCATGCTGGAGGAGAACGTGGTGTCGGCCGCCGGGGGGCACAACCGCACCCACGCCACGGTGCGCCAGATCGTGCGCCACATCGTGGACGCGGGCTTTAGGCCGGCGGAGCGGGACCCCCTTTACCGCATCCTCCGCTACCCCGACCCCGAGGCCATCCTAAAAGAGCCCGAGCCCCTGGAGCTACCCCTGGCCTAG
- a CDS encoding adenosine-specific kinase codes for MELKLIPIEKPENLNVILGQAHFIKTVEDLHEALVTAVPGIKFGLAFSEASGKRLIRRSGTDEGLVELAVKNLLNLAAGHTFLIVLGEGFYPINVLHAVKACPEVVRIFAATANPLKVVVAEEGEQRAILGVMDGFKPLGVEDEAEVAWRKDLLRRFGYKL; via the coding sequence ATGGAGCTCAAGCTCATCCCCATTGAGAAGCCGGAGAACCTGAACGTGATCCTGGGCCAGGCCCACTTCATCAAGACCGTGGAGGACCTGCACGAGGCCTTGGTGACCGCCGTGCCCGGCATCAAGTTCGGCCTCGCCTTCTCCGAGGCGAGCGGCAAGCGCCTCATCCGCCGCTCGGGCACGGACGAGGGCTTGGTGGAGCTGGCGGTGAAAAACCTCCTGAACCTGGCGGCGGGGCACACCTTCCTCATCGTCCTGGGGGAGGGGTTTTACCCCATCAACGTCCTCCATGCGGTGAAGGCCTGCCCCGAGGTGGTGCGCATCTTTGCCGCCACCGCCAATCCCCTCAAGGTGGTGGTGGCGGAGGAAGGGGAGCAGCGGGCCATCCTGGGGGTGATGGACGGGTTTAAGCCCCTGGGGGTGGAGGACGAGGCCGAGGTGGCCTGGCGCAAGGACCTCCTCCGCCGCTTCGGCTACAAGCTATAA
- the bcp gene encoding thioredoxin-dependent thiol peroxidase, with the protein MPGMEGTLAPDFALPDQEGRIHRLSDYRGQWVVLYFYPKDDTPGCTKEACGFRDHMGSLKALGAVVLGVSADDVESHKRFAEKYGLNFPLLADPERQAIALYGAWGKKNLYGKEVEGVLRQTFLIDPEGRIAKVWRKVSPEGHALEVAEALKALRGS; encoded by the coding sequence ATGCCCGGCATGGAAGGCACCCTAGCCCCCGATTTCGCCCTCCCCGACCAGGAGGGGCGCATCCACCGCCTTTCCGATTACCGCGGCCAGTGGGTGGTCCTCTACTTCTACCCCAAGGACGACACTCCAGGGTGCACCAAGGAGGCCTGCGGCTTCCGCGACCACATGGGAAGCCTTAAGGCCTTGGGGGCGGTGGTCCTCGGGGTTTCCGCCGACGACGTGGAGAGCCACAAGCGCTTCGCCGAGAAGTACGGCCTGAACTTCCCCCTCCTCGCCGACCCCGAGCGCCAGGCCATCGCCCTTTACGGGGCCTGGGGGAAGAAGAACCTCTACGGCAAGGAGGTGGAAGGGGTCTTGCGCCAGACCTTCCTCATTGACCCCGAGGGGAGGATCGCCAAGGTGTGGCGCAAGGTTTCCCCCGAGGGGCACGCCCTCGAGGTGGCGGAGGCCCTGAAGGCCCTAAGGGGAAGCTGA
- the rpiA gene encoding ribose-5-phosphate isomerase RpiA encodes MEHPLESYKKEAAHAAVAYVQDGMVVGLGTGSTARYAVLELARRLREGELKGVVGVPTSRATEELARKEGIPLVDLPPEGVDLAIDGADEIAPGLLLIKGMGGALLREKIVERTAKEFIVIADHTKRVPVLGRGPVPVEIVPFGYRATLRAIAELGGEPEVRMDGDEFYFTDGGHLIADCRFGPIGDPFGLHRALLEIPGVVETGLFLGLATRALVAGPLGVEELLP; translated from the coding sequence ATGGAACACCCTTTGGAGAGCTACAAGAAGGAGGCGGCCCACGCCGCCGTGGCCTACGTGCAGGACGGGATGGTGGTGGGCTTGGGCACCGGTTCCACCGCCCGCTACGCCGTTTTGGAGCTCGCCCGCCGCCTTAGGGAAGGGGAGCTTAAGGGGGTGGTGGGGGTGCCCACCTCCCGGGCCACGGAGGAGCTTGCCCGGAAAGAGGGCATCCCCCTGGTGGACCTCCCCCCGGAAGGGGTGGACCTGGCCATTGACGGGGCGGACGAGATCGCCCCTGGCCTCCTCCTCATCAAGGGCATGGGGGGGGCGCTCCTCCGGGAGAAGATCGTGGAGCGCACGGCCAAGGAGTTCATCGTCATCGCCGACCACACCAAGAGGGTGCCGGTGCTGGGCCGGGGGCCCGTCCCCGTGGAGATCGTCCCCTTCGGCTACCGGGCCACGCTAAGGGCCATCGCCGAGCTTGGGGGGGAGCCTGAAGTCCGCATGGACGGGGACGAGTTCTACTTCACCGACGGCGGCCACCTCATCGCCGACTGCCGCTTTGGGCCCATCGGCGACCCCTTTGGCCTCCACCGGGCCCTCCTGGAGATCCCCGGGGTGGTGGAAACGGGGCTTTTCCTGGGCCTCGCCACCCGCGCCCTGGTGGCCGGGCCCTTGGGGGTGGAAGAGCTTCTGCCCTAG